One window from the genome of Roseisolibacter agri encodes:
- a CDS encoding RNA polymerase sigma factor, protein MSDAAIVAQVLGGDVDAYAELVGRYRPRLSRYALRMLGNREDAQEALQDAFVRAYRSLGRCDDPERFGSWLFSILVNRCRTTGGRSARRARTFVSDEAAARVAVDAHPAEQAAWREEIERALALLDAEQREAFLLKHVEGLSYEEMAELTGAGVSALKMRVKRACDRLRGLLQEAYSA, encoded by the coding sequence ATGAGCGACGCGGCGATCGTCGCCCAGGTTCTGGGTGGTGACGTCGATGCATACGCGGAGCTGGTGGGCCGGTATCGGCCGCGCCTGTCGCGCTATGCGCTGCGGATGCTCGGCAATCGGGAGGATGCGCAGGAGGCGCTGCAGGATGCCTTCGTGCGGGCCTATCGGTCGCTGGGTCGGTGCGACGACCCGGAACGCTTCGGGTCCTGGCTGTTCAGCATCCTCGTCAACCGATGCCGGACGACGGGGGGGCGGTCGGCCCGACGGGCGCGGACCTTCGTCTCCGACGAGGCCGCGGCGCGGGTGGCCGTGGACGCGCACCCCGCCGAACAGGCGGCGTGGCGCGAGGAGATCGAGCGGGCCCTGGCCTTGCTCGATGCAGAGCAACGCGAGGCATTCCTGCTCAAGCACGTCGAGGGCTTGAGCTACGAGGAGATGGCGGAGCTCACCGGTGCCGGTGTCTCTGCCCTGAAGATGCGCGTCAAGCGGGCCTGCGATCGGCTGCGCGGACTGCTGCAGGAGGCGTACAGTGCTTGA
- a CDS encoding isoamylase early set domain-containing protein: protein MLESDLATHDHEDDAILRIARALGGPEDLGPAVDRAVMATLRAAPVTVVAGGAALATRRDLVAVRRERGAAARAWGWLVQPRAIRVSPLGALAAAGLAFVAATLGMRRDGENRERLANSQTGEFPVLTGEFPAIRTSSEPMVTAAASRTRDTVFVTRFMIVAPNAKQVSLVGDFNDWDQVSTPLLKVAANGVWTAEVKLPPGRYAYAFLVDGQRWIADPAAPPAVGDDFGRPSSVVTVGTDA from the coding sequence GTGCTTGAGAGCGATCTGGCCACGCACGACCACGAGGACGATGCGATCCTTCGCATCGCCCGTGCGTTGGGTGGGCCGGAGGATCTGGGCCCGGCGGTGGACCGGGCGGTGATGGCGACGCTGCGCGCGGCCCCGGTGACGGTGGTCGCGGGCGGCGCCGCGCTCGCGACGCGCCGGGACCTCGTGGCCGTGCGCCGCGAGCGCGGCGCGGCGGCGCGGGCGTGGGGCTGGCTGGTGCAGCCGCGGGCGATCCGCGTGTCGCCGCTCGGCGCCCTGGCCGCCGCGGGGCTCGCCTTCGTGGCCGCCACGCTCGGCATGCGCCGCGACGGTGAGAACCGTGAGCGCCTGGCGAACAGCCAGACTGGCGAGTTCCCCGTCCTCACCGGCGAGTTCCCCGCGATCCGCACCAGCAGCGAGCCGATGGTAACCGCCGCCGCCTCGCGCACGCGCGACACGGTGTTCGTCACCCGCTTCATGATCGTCGCCCCGAACGCGAAGCAGGTCTCGCTGGTGGGCGACTTCAACGACTGGGACCAGGTCTCGACCCCGCTGCTCAAGGTCGCCGCGAACGGCGTCTGGACGGCCGAGGTCAAGCTGCCCCCCGGCCGGTACGCGTACGCCTTCCTGGTCGACGGCCAGCGGTGGATCGCCGATCCCGCCGCGCCTCCCGCCGTCGGCGACGACTTCGGCCGACCGAGCTCGGTCGTGACCGTGGGGACCGACGCATGA
- a CDS encoding glycogen-binding domain-containing protein has protein sequence MPHGLSAAPRRARGCRPRAWALGALAAAGWTRAAAAQFGTRVTASVDVGAASVAYDDFERAGLVSVTPTVRVEGARTMFVARGAYSRFETGSSSIQGSVAGSLVSPAFWNVRGEAFATASATRYRDMPAASNVTALGRLHYATDTYGAWAGTGAGFVAQGQFFPDALVQLDFGAWRRIGRTTYSLSATPTWVGRPDAIGFPGPAPVGRVDYTDYAAAMRWQHPSAEFVASTGLRAGGGPDRIPGARRWLESWTSIWVTRRLAIVGGIGAFPSDVQQGLPGGRYASAALRVATRRPPVNDPAVRAELTLPYELNRLRRGRANAERFTVVDDATGLRVITVRVPDAARVELMADFTDWLPVPLIRAGRDEWRMAIAIAPGVHRVNVRLNDGPWTVPPGLTSVRDDFGGAVGLLVVR, from the coding sequence GTGCCGCACGGCCTGAGCGCCGCACCACGACGCGCGCGCGGCTGCCGGCCGCGCGCCTGGGCGCTCGGCGCGCTGGCGGCCGCCGGGTGGACGCGCGCGGCCGCGGCGCAGTTCGGGACACGCGTGACCGCCAGCGTCGACGTGGGCGCGGCGAGCGTGGCGTACGACGACTTCGAGCGCGCGGGCCTCGTGTCGGTGACGCCGACGGTGCGCGTGGAGGGCGCGCGCACGATGTTCGTGGCGCGCGGCGCCTACTCGCGCTTCGAGACGGGAAGCTCCAGCATCCAGGGCTCGGTCGCCGGCTCGCTGGTGTCGCCGGCGTTCTGGAACGTGCGCGGCGAGGCGTTCGCGACGGCGTCGGCCACGCGCTATCGCGACATGCCCGCGGCCTCCAACGTGACCGCGCTCGGCCGTCTGCACTACGCGACGGACACGTACGGCGCGTGGGCCGGCACGGGGGCGGGCTTCGTGGCGCAGGGGCAGTTCTTCCCGGACGCGCTGGTGCAGCTGGACTTCGGCGCGTGGCGCCGCATCGGGCGCACGACGTACTCGCTCTCGGCGACGCCGACCTGGGTCGGGCGGCCGGACGCCATCGGCTTTCCCGGACCGGCCCCCGTGGGACGCGTGGACTACACCGACTACGCGGCCGCCATGCGCTGGCAGCATCCGAGCGCGGAGTTCGTGGCGTCGACGGGGCTGCGGGCAGGCGGAGGACCGGACCGGATTCCGGGCGCGCGCCGCTGGCTCGAGAGCTGGACGTCGATCTGGGTGACGCGGCGGCTGGCGATCGTCGGCGGCATCGGCGCGTTCCCGAGCGACGTGCAGCAGGGGCTGCCGGGCGGCCGCTACGCGTCGGCGGCGCTGCGCGTGGCGACGCGGCGGCCACCGGTGAACGATCCCGCCGTGCGCGCCGAGCTGACGCTGCCGTACGAGCTGAATCGCCTGCGGCGCGGGCGCGCGAACGCGGAGCGGTTCACCGTCGTCGACGACGCCACGGGGCTGCGCGTGATCACGGTGCGGGTGCCCGACGCCGCGCGCGTGGAGCTGATGGCCGACTTCACGGACTGGCTCCCGGTGCCGCTGATCCGCGCGGGGCGCGACGAGTGGCGGATGGCGATCGCGATCGCGCCGGGCGTGCACCGCGTGAACGTGCGCCTGAACGACGGCCCGTGGACCGTGCCGCCGGGGCTGACCTCGGTGCGCGACGACTTCGGCGGGGCGGTGGGGCTGCTGGTCGTGCGGTGA
- a CDS encoding S9 family peptidase, with protein MRHASLRRPLVAAAIAASLASAFVPALGAQQPAADTRRLTVERIFGGRELTPFGAPGVRWMKDGRSYVAARAAEGGRGTELVRVDALTGAATVLVPASVLVDARGQPIAVEELELSPDERKALLFSNSVRVWRTNTRGTYHVVDFDARRVIPIAIITTPGTGASRAADSMPAPALGQNPTASSLPSFIGRGLASGAADPDLQQFAKFSPDSRSVAYVRANDLWVKDLASGAVTRLTTDGSDDVINGTTDWVYEEELGLQDAFRWSPDSRRLAYWRFDQHAVPAFPMVNETAEQYPLVSVLRYPKAGAPNSRVTVGVVAAAGGPTKWMDVGPDTGQYVARMEWVDADSIAVQRLPRKQDRLDLLLVSATTGRARTVLTDRDSAYVDVEGEAVRWLDGRRRFLYRSDRGGWRGWWLYDRSGRLIRQVTPNGADHLSVAGVDERAGVAYVTAAAPTPTERNLYRCALAGAAPSCTRVTAQPGTHAVDVAPGARWAIDTWSRLGRPPVVTLHELPAMRTVRTLEDNAAVAQRLAALELAAPQFLRVPMADGTQLDAYRLVPPRFDSTQAHPVLMYVYGGPAAPQVNDAWSGTRFLWHQMLAQQGYVVLVVDNRGAAWRGRDFRKLTQYRLGVQESSDQIEAARWVARQPWADAKRVGIWGWSYGGYMTALSLARGGSVFKAGIAVAPVVDWRFYDTIYTERFMWTPQENPNGYQLSAVGSYVNNLTARLLLVHGTGDDNVHPQNSTVLADLLQQAGKPFTMMLYPNRTHSISGGRTQVHLFDTFTRFVLENL; from the coding sequence ATGCGCCACGCCTCCCTGCGTCGTCCCCTCGTCGCGGCCGCCATCGCGGCATCGCTCGCCTCCGCGTTCGTTCCCGCGCTCGGCGCCCAGCAGCCGGCGGCCGATACACGGCGCCTCACCGTCGAGCGCATCTTCGGCGGACGCGAGCTGACGCCGTTCGGCGCGCCCGGCGTGCGCTGGATGAAGGACGGCCGCTCCTACGTCGCCGCGCGCGCGGCCGAGGGCGGGCGCGGCACGGAGCTCGTGCGCGTCGACGCGCTCACCGGCGCCGCGACGGTGCTCGTGCCCGCGAGCGTGCTCGTGGACGCGCGCGGCCAGCCGATCGCGGTCGAGGAGCTCGAGCTCTCGCCCGACGAGCGCAAGGCGCTGCTCTTCAGCAACTCGGTGCGCGTGTGGCGCACGAACACGCGCGGCACCTACCACGTCGTCGACTTCGACGCGCGGCGCGTGATCCCGATCGCGATCATCACCACGCCGGGCACCGGCGCCTCGCGCGCGGCGGACTCGATGCCCGCACCCGCCCTCGGCCAGAACCCCACGGCGTCGTCGCTGCCGAGCTTCATCGGGCGCGGCCTCGCGAGCGGCGCGGCCGATCCGGACCTGCAGCAGTTCGCGAAGTTCTCGCCCGACTCGCGCAGCGTGGCGTACGTGCGCGCGAACGACCTGTGGGTGAAGGACCTCGCGAGCGGCGCCGTCACGCGCCTCACCACCGACGGCTCGGACGACGTCATCAACGGCACCACCGACTGGGTGTACGAGGAGGAGCTGGGGCTGCAGGACGCCTTCCGCTGGAGCCCCGACTCGCGGCGGCTCGCGTACTGGCGCTTCGACCAGCACGCCGTGCCCGCGTTCCCGATGGTGAACGAGACCGCGGAGCAGTACCCGCTGGTGAGCGTGCTGCGCTACCCCAAGGCGGGCGCGCCGAACTCGCGCGTCACCGTGGGCGTGGTGGCGGCCGCGGGCGGACCCACGAAGTGGATGGACGTCGGCCCCGACACGGGCCAGTACGTCGCGCGCATGGAGTGGGTGGACGCCGACTCGATCGCGGTGCAGCGGCTGCCGCGCAAGCAGGACCGGCTCGACCTGCTGCTGGTGAGCGCCACAACGGGCCGCGCGCGCACGGTGCTCACCGACCGCGACTCCGCGTACGTCGACGTCGAGGGCGAGGCGGTACGCTGGCTCGACGGCCGTCGTCGCTTCCTCTACCGCAGCGATCGCGGCGGCTGGCGCGGCTGGTGGCTGTACGACCGCAGCGGGCGCCTGATCCGCCAGGTGACGCCGAACGGCGCCGACCACCTGAGCGTCGCCGGCGTCGACGAGCGCGCGGGCGTCGCCTACGTGACCGCCGCCGCGCCCACGCCGACGGAGCGCAACCTCTATCGCTGCGCGCTCGCCGGCGCGGCGCCGAGCTGCACGCGCGTCACCGCGCAGCCGGGCACGCACGCGGTGGACGTCGCGCCCGGCGCCCGCTGGGCCATCGACACCTGGTCGCGACTCGGCCGCCCGCCAGTGGTGACGCTGCACGAGCTGCCGGCGATGCGCACGGTGCGCACGCTCGAGGACAACGCGGCGGTCGCGCAGCGGCTGGCGGCGCTCGAGCTCGCGGCGCCGCAGTTCCTGCGGGTGCCGATGGCCGACGGCACGCAGCTCGACGCGTACCGCCTCGTGCCGCCGCGCTTCGACAGCACGCAGGCGCACCCGGTGCTGATGTACGTCTACGGCGGGCCCGCGGCGCCGCAGGTCAACGACGCGTGGAGCGGCACGCGCTTCCTCTGGCACCAGATGCTCGCGCAGCAGGGCTACGTCGTGCTGGTGGTGGACAACCGCGGCGCCGCCTGGCGCGGCCGCGACTTCCGCAAGCTCACGCAGTACCGGCTCGGCGTGCAGGAGTCGTCGGACCAGATCGAGGCGGCGCGCTGGGTCGCGCGGCAGCCGTGGGCCGACGCGAAGCGCGTCGGCATCTGGGGGTGGAGCTACGGCGGCTACATGACCGCGCTCTCGCTCGCGCGCGGCGGCAGCGTGTTCAAGGCAGGGATCGCGGTCGCGCCGGTCGTCGACTGGCGCTTCTACGACACGATCTACACCGAGCGCTTCATGTGGACGCCGCAGGAGAACCCGAACGGCTACCAGCTGAGCGCCGTCGGCTCCTACGTCAACAACCTGACCGCGCGGCTGCTGCTGGTGCACGGCACCGGGGACGACAACGTCCACCCGCAGAACTCGACCGTGCTCGCCGACCTGCTGCAGCAGGCGGGCAAGCCGTTCACGATGATGCTCTACCCGAACCGCACGCACTCCATCTCGGGCGGGCGCACGCAGGTGCACCTGTTCGACACGTTCACGCGCTTCGTCCTGGAGAACCTGTGA
- a CDS encoding M14 family metallopeptidase, whose product MKARLVLAGAASLVAAGCAAGGASQVDRDLARIRAEALRHAPRPLTRAERTQYQETSRHEDVLAFLDSLVAMDGRLVRTSIGRSGEGRDLPAIVASRPRVATPAEARALRRPVVYVQGNIHAGEVEGKEALQMVLRDLALDPHPNVLDSIVLVAVPIYNADGNEKWGPQARQRGAQNGPETVGQRPNAAGLDLNRDYVKLEAPETRASLAAFNAWDPDVFVDLHTTNGSYHGYALTYSPSLHPAAPLGAFTHDTVLPELRRRMKARRGFETFPYGNFGADEGIGPRQPLTDSVKTGWYTYEHKPRYGTNYYGLRGRLSVLSEAYSHDPFGRRVASTYAFVRELLSLVAERPTAARLAAARTQTPTPARPGGAVPIRARFAPPSRQPVLVEVLTATGDSSRTEPGVPRGIRRTGRYLAQEMPVVDRFAGTLTRAIPAGGWAIDAAAPGADSAVKLLLAHGIRVTRAGSLAATDVETFRADSVVKAARAFQGHQEVRLEGTWRTERRAHGDSFVVSADQPLALLALLLLDPQSDDGLATWNVFDAALRVGGDFPVTRLLVPAP is encoded by the coding sequence GTGAAGGCTCGACTCGTGTTGGCCGGCGCGGCGTCCCTCGTCGCCGCGGGCTGCGCCGCCGGCGGCGCCTCGCAGGTGGACCGCGACCTCGCGCGCATCCGGGCCGAGGCGCTGCGCCACGCGCCGCGCCCGCTCACGCGCGCGGAGCGGACCCAGTACCAGGAGACGTCGCGCCACGAGGACGTGCTCGCGTTCCTCGACTCGCTGGTGGCGATGGATGGGCGGCTGGTGCGCACGTCGATCGGGCGCAGCGGCGAGGGGCGCGACCTGCCCGCGATCGTCGCGTCGCGGCCGCGCGTCGCCACCCCCGCGGAAGCGCGCGCGCTCCGCCGGCCCGTCGTCTACGTGCAGGGCAACATCCACGCGGGCGAGGTGGAGGGGAAGGAGGCGCTGCAGATGGTGCTGCGCGACCTCGCGCTCGATCCGCATCCGAACGTGCTCGACTCGATCGTGCTGGTGGCGGTGCCCATCTACAACGCCGACGGCAACGAGAAGTGGGGGCCGCAAGCGCGGCAGCGCGGCGCGCAGAACGGGCCCGAGACGGTCGGGCAGCGCCCGAACGCCGCGGGGCTCGATCTCAACCGCGACTACGTGAAGCTGGAGGCGCCCGAGACGCGCGCCTCGCTCGCGGCGTTCAACGCGTGGGACCCGGACGTGTTCGTGGACCTGCACACGACCAACGGCAGCTACCACGGCTACGCGCTCACCTACTCGCCATCGCTGCACCCCGCCGCGCCGCTCGGCGCCTTCACGCACGACACGGTGCTCCCGGAGCTGCGCCGCCGCATGAAGGCGCGCCGCGGCTTCGAGACGTTTCCGTACGGCAACTTCGGCGCGGATGAGGGCATCGGGCCGCGGCAGCCGCTCACCGACTCGGTGAAGACCGGCTGGTACACGTACGAGCACAAGCCGCGCTACGGCACCAACTACTACGGGCTGCGCGGCCGCCTCTCGGTGCTCAGCGAGGCCTACTCGCACGACCCGTTCGGCCGGCGCGTCGCGTCGACGTACGCGTTCGTGCGCGAGCTGCTGTCGCTGGTGGCCGAGCGGCCGACGGCGGCGCGGCTCGCGGCCGCGCGCACGCAGACGCCCACTCCGGCGCGGCCCGGTGGCGCGGTGCCGATCCGCGCGCGCTTCGCGCCGCCGTCGCGGCAGCCCGTCCTCGTCGAAGTGCTCACGGCGACCGGTGACTCGTCGCGGACGGAGCCCGGTGTGCCGCGCGGTATCCGCCGCACGGGGCGCTACCTCGCGCAGGAGATGCCCGTGGTCGACCGCTTCGCGGGCACGCTCACGCGCGCGATCCCCGCCGGCGGCTGGGCGATCGACGCGGCGGCGCCCGGCGCCGACTCCGCGGTGAAGCTGCTGCTCGCGCACGGCATCCGGGTGACGCGCGCGGGCTCGCTCGCCGCCACCGACGTCGAGACGTTCCGCGCCGACTCGGTGGTGAAGGCGGCACGTGCGTTCCAGGGCCACCAGGAGGTGCGGCTCGAGGGGACCTGGCGCACGGAGCGGCGCGCGCACGGCGACTCGTTCGTCGTGTCCGCCGACCAGCCGCTGGCGCTGCTCGCGCTCCTGCTGCTCGATCCGCAGAGCGACGACGGCCTCGCGACGTGGAACGTGTTCGACGCGGCGCTGCGCGTGGGCGGCGACTTCCCCGTGACGCGGCTGCTGGTGCCCGCGCCGTGA
- a CDS encoding GNAT family N-acetyltransferase: MSGAASYVLRSHRPGDMGWVVQRHGELYHAEHGWDERFEALVARTAADFIEHLDPAHERCWIAERDGVRVGCIFVVRHPEREGVAKLRLFLIEPHARGLGLGRRLVREVTRFARDAGYHTITLWTQSTLLAARHLYAEEGYRLVHAEVHDSFGVPLTAETWELTL; the protein is encoded by the coding sequence GTGAGCGGCGCGGCGTCGTACGTGCTGCGATCGCACCGCCCCGGCGACATGGGGTGGGTCGTGCAGCGGCACGGCGAGCTGTATCACGCGGAGCACGGCTGGGACGAGCGCTTCGAGGCGCTGGTCGCGCGCACCGCGGCCGACTTCATCGAGCACCTCGACCCGGCGCACGAGCGGTGCTGGATCGCGGAGCGCGACGGCGTGCGCGTGGGCTGCATCTTCGTCGTGCGGCATCCCGAGCGTGAGGGCGTCGCGAAGCTGCGGCTCTTCCTGATCGAGCCGCACGCGCGCGGGCTGGGGCTCGGTCGGCGGCTGGTGCGGGAGGTGACACGCTTCGCGCGCGACGCCGGCTACCACACGATCACGCTCTGGACGCAGAGCACCCTGCTGGCCGCACGGCACCTGTACGCCGAGGAGGGCTACCGCCTCGTGCACGCGGAGGTGCACGACAGCTTCGGCGTGCCGCTCACGGCGGAGACGTGGGAGCTCACGCTCTGA
- a CDS encoding heme NO-binding domain-containing protein → MKGIVFNLLADLVRRDFGDDAWDDLLDAAHASGSYTSLGTYEDAELFRLVAAASSALGRTPDDILRWYGRGAMPLLAEKYPQFFAAPGSTRPFLLTLNHIIHPEVRKLYPGADAPQFEYPDSATDALVMEYRSARQLCMLAEGFIAGAADHFGETVEIAQSECMHRGDARCVFQLRFAPGGAPVAS, encoded by the coding sequence ATGAAGGGGATCGTGTTCAACCTGCTCGCCGACCTGGTGCGGCGGGACTTCGGCGACGACGCCTGGGACGACCTGCTCGACGCCGCCCACGCGTCCGGCTCCTACACGTCGCTCGGCACCTACGAGGACGCGGAGCTGTTCCGCCTCGTGGCCGCGGCGTCGTCCGCCCTCGGGCGCACGCCCGACGACATCCTGCGCTGGTACGGCCGCGGCGCGATGCCGCTGCTGGCGGAGAAGTACCCGCAGTTCTTCGCGGCGCCGGGGTCCACGCGCCCGTTCCTGCTGACGCTGAACCACATCATCCACCCCGAGGTGCGGAAGCTGTACCCCGGGGCCGACGCGCCCCAGTTCGAGTATCCCGACTCGGCCACCGACGCGCTGGTGATGGAGTATCGCTCGGCGCGGCAGCTGTGCATGCTGGCCGAGGGCTTCATCGCCGGCGCGGCCGACCACTTCGGCGAGACCGTGGAGATCGCGCAGTCCGAGTGCATGCACCGCGGCGACGCGCGCTGCGTCTTCCAGCTGCGCTTCGCGCCAGGCGGCGCACCGGTCGCGAGCTGA
- a CDS encoding putative bifunctional diguanylate cyclase/phosphodiesterase, whose translation MSIERAPGPFGERPEESADAQVARLTRRLERERRARVEAEAVAERGLRDLYERQREIVLLGAISAEANRATSVEAVLRFALEQLCAHTGWPVAHVLLPAPPDDAAAEPGVAALVTSGIWHCRAATPYAPFVEATARRRFAHGEGLPGRILASGTPLWITEIAEDERFPRWREAAAAGLRAGFGLPVLVGEQVGAVLEFFSEATVPPDGPLLELAAHVGLQLGRVLERKRAEERLVHDAFHDALTGLPNRALFRERLELAVKRARRHTDYRFAVLFLDLDRFKLVNDSLGHHVGDRLIEEASRRLARCLRHDALLPLAAGTRSPGEDTLARLGGDEFTVLLDDIREDSDAFRVAERLQAVLQEPFVLDGHEIVTSASIGVVTNGRIDGADSVDALLRNADAAMYRAKANGRARAELFDTTMHAQAMARLRLESELRRALERDEFRLVYQPIIALASGDVAGFEALVRWQHPTRGLVSPMEFIPVAEECGLILPLGDWVLRTACRQLRAWQATFPAAARMTMSVNIAPRQFAQPDLLERVRRVLVETDLEASCLKLEITETAAMGNAARTQEVLQALHALGVRLSIDDFGTGYSSLSYLRRFPLQTLKIDRSFIDGMDREQESREIVRGIIVLATTLGMDVVAEGAETQEQVAHLRELSCGFGQGYFFQRPADEATITGLLAAMAPEVAPEAAGAAS comes from the coding sequence GTGAGCATCGAGCGCGCACCCGGACCGTTCGGCGAGCGTCCGGAGGAGTCCGCGGACGCACAGGTCGCGCGCCTCACGCGGCGCCTGGAGCGCGAGCGCCGCGCGCGCGTCGAGGCCGAGGCGGTGGCGGAGCGCGGCCTGCGCGACCTGTACGAGCGCCAGCGCGAGATCGTGCTCCTGGGCGCGATCAGCGCGGAGGCGAACCGCGCGACGTCCGTGGAGGCGGTGCTGCGCTTCGCGCTCGAGCAGCTGTGCGCGCACACCGGCTGGCCGGTCGCGCACGTGCTGCTGCCCGCGCCGCCGGACGACGCGGCCGCGGAGCCGGGCGTCGCGGCGCTCGTGACGTCGGGCATCTGGCACTGCCGCGCGGCGACGCCGTACGCCCCATTCGTGGAGGCGACGGCGAGGCGCCGCTTCGCGCACGGCGAGGGGCTGCCGGGGCGCATCCTCGCGTCGGGCACGCCGCTCTGGATCACGGAGATCGCGGAGGACGAGCGCTTCCCGCGCTGGCGCGAGGCCGCCGCCGCCGGGCTGCGCGCGGGCTTCGGGCTGCCGGTGCTGGTGGGCGAGCAGGTGGGCGCGGTGCTCGAGTTCTTCTCGGAGGCGACGGTGCCGCCCGACGGCCCGCTGCTGGAGCTGGCCGCGCACGTGGGCCTGCAGCTCGGGCGCGTGCTGGAGCGCAAGCGCGCCGAGGAGCGCCTGGTGCACGACGCGTTTCACGACGCACTCACCGGGCTGCCCAACCGCGCGCTCTTCCGCGAGCGGCTGGAGCTGGCGGTGAAGCGCGCGCGGCGCCACACGGACTACCGCTTCGCGGTGCTCTTCCTCGACCTCGACCGCTTCAAGCTGGTCAACGACAGCCTGGGGCATCACGTCGGCGACCGGCTGATCGAGGAGGCGTCGCGGCGGCTGGCGCGCTGCCTGCGCCACGACGCGCTGCTGCCGCTCGCGGCGGGCACGCGCTCGCCCGGCGAGGACACGCTGGCACGGCTCGGCGGCGACGAGTTCACCGTGCTGCTGGACGACATCCGCGAGGACAGCGACGCGTTCCGCGTCGCGGAGCGGCTGCAGGCCGTGCTGCAGGAGCCCTTCGTGCTCGACGGCCACGAGATCGTCACCAGCGCCAGCATCGGGGTGGTGACCAACGGCCGCATCGACGGCGCCGACAGCGTGGACGCGCTGCTGCGCAACGCCGACGCCGCGATGTACCGCGCGAAGGCCAACGGCCGCGCGCGCGCGGAGCTGTTCGACACGACGATGCACGCGCAGGCCATGGCGCGCCTGCGGCTGGAGTCCGAGCTGCGGCGCGCGCTGGAGCGCGACGAGTTCCGGCTCGTCTACCAGCCCATCATCGCGCTGGCGAGCGGCGACGTCGCCGGCTTCGAGGCGCTGGTGCGCTGGCAGCATCCGACGCGCGGCCTCGTCTCGCCGATGGAGTTCATCCCCGTGGCCGAGGAGTGCGGGCTGATCCTGCCGCTGGGCGACTGGGTGCTGCGCACCGCGTGCCGGCAGCTGCGCGCGTGGCAGGCGACGTTCCCGGCGGCGGCGCGCATGACGATGAGCGTCAACATCGCGCCGCGGCAGTTCGCGCAGCCCGACCTGCTGGAGCGCGTGCGGCGCGTGCTGGTGGAGACCGACCTCGAGGCGTCGTGCCTGAAGCTCGAGATCACCGAGACCGCCGCGATGGGCAACGCCGCGCGCACGCAGGAGGTCCTGCAGGCGCTGCACGCGCTCGGCGTGCGGCTCAGCATCGACGACTTCGGGACGGGCTACTCGTCGCTCAGCTACCTGCGCCGCTTCCCGCTGCAGACGCTGAAGATCGACCGCTCCTTCATCGACGGGATGGACCGCGAGCAGGAGAGCCGCGAGATCGTGCGCGGCATCATCGTGCTCGCGACCACGCTCGGCATGGACGTCGTGGCGGAGGGCGCCGAGACGCAGGAGCAGGTCGCACACCTGCGCGAGCTCTCGTGCGGCTTCGGGCAGGGCTACTTCTTCCAGCGCCCGGCGGACGAGGCCACGATCACGGGGCTGCTCGCGGCGATGGCGCCGGAGGTGGCGCCGGAAGCGGCGGGCGCGGCCTCCTAG